The following proteins come from a genomic window of Streptomyces sp. ALI-76-A:
- a CDS encoding non-ribosomal peptide synthetase, with protein sequence MADQQSRRTTTSAAGQEETWHEPPGAPGEQGEDADRCASPYTSLYTTSYAAEVVEVHGPLDQGLFEEAVAQVVQESGTGDEPVIEMIDVGDRSDPSVAATQWVRAALSRAPRPRGGSGSDQALIRLAPDRFHWFHRHPGSVIDTHGCALVSRRVAEVYTARVEGPPERDSGPVPVARPTAEDAAYRTSPERERDLAFWRERLSDRPEPVTLASVTTQEPSAAGAEVAHHTVLTEADSERIRAAARYTGAQPRAVLLAAVAAYVHRVSGSADVVLGVPVDGRPTRSAQRAPEAAEDIAPLRLTVRPGTGFASLVRQVADESRRVRSHQRLRHDELCRELGLSDGQTLYGPVVDVRPPAPRLRFGASAATVRRIGTGPVRDLRVVIDDESAGQRVRIGFHGVPGRYTTAEMGAHARRFQRLLAAAAVAPGRPVGAFPLLGSGELAAVRAWSRAEEQPSSGTLTELLDSAAARHHGAVAVRHRDGVLTYGELHERANRLARLLIGRGAGPERLVGLLLPRSADTIVAMLAALKAGAAYLPLDPAYPAERIRFMVDDARPLCVLTDSGSGHLDLGGLPVPVIALDDEETVAELDRLSPQAVTDAERVAPVRPAHPAYVIYTSGSSGTPKGVVVLHRNVVPLVAWATAEFGAEALAHTLAATSFSFDVSVAEIFPALATGGSVEVAGNLLSLLDGDPPRWSGGLLCAIPSVFGKLLADSELHLSVRTLAMAGEALPAPLAARIARTMPDTTLLNVYGPTEATVYATVWSAEDTPAGDPGTGGAPPIGRPLRHVRTYVLDSALQPVDCGRPGELYLAGEGLVRGYLGRPGLTAERFVADPFGPPGRRMYRTGDLARWRADGQLEFLGRADEQVKVNGFRIEPGEVEAVLAGHPEVSESLVSVRQDSSGETRLVAWAVPEAASGHPDPAALRNWLAERLPGHLVPREVRLAQTLPRTPSGKLDREATAVQGIPATQTQTQTQTPKPTPTGLHQAEPEPTVSEAAPEPTAPERGRPASAAPVSTARQPTTSEAAPRPNTPPSPGPSSPQEALPASNPGTDKADGTPAAPAEPRQRQIARVFSEVLHRPDIPVDASFFDLGGDSIMSIQLVSRLRQAGLVLTPQDVFEYKTVRALAAAARETVRTEGEQTAAAVGEVPLTPIMHFFRELGGPVDGFHQAVLLQVPGGLREDLLARAVQALLDHHDALRLRLDRTSPDWRMEVLPPRSVSASSCVRRVDVRGFEESTALPEVLADEAERAKNRLDVLNGRLVQVVWLDAGTEAPGRLLFMAHHLACDGVSWRILVPELHGAYQDLAAGRDPRLQPVATSLRHWSRELSAQARTELRTSELALWTDILDTPGPQLARRPLDPARDTVGTARSRAMTYGADRAKHLFSTVPAAFHCEINDVLLTAFALAVQRTLGTGQDVVIDVEGHGREPVVADADLSRTVGWFTSLYPVRIAPGAADASGRHRSRRDLGRALRRVKEQLRAIPDKGIGFGQLRHLNPQTSAALAAAEPRHIGFNYFGRFLLPAASDERAWGPAPEAGMSAGADAEMPLAHPLEITALTQDTDRGPELGVSLTWADGILDDELIEELGTAWFEILDELAAHAGEPGAGGRTPSDFPLAALGQDDIERLERSYPGLTEILPLSPLQHGLLYHVLTDRLLVQQGDGQADEQHVYTVQVWLELDGELDPARLRAAGQALLGRHTNLSAAFVHEGLAEPVQVFDTGARLPWHEEDLSALTQDRRETETERLLHLERSRRFDPTAPPMLRMLLLRTGENRHRLVLTTHHIIVDGWSLPVLLRELFVLYRYGGDESAATAAGAELPANTPFHEYLTWLVRADKTKAESAWRAALSGLTAPTLIAREDDREPQAPCFVSVELDAEETAALVDMARRHGVTANTVLQAGWGLLLAQETGGSDVVFGSVVSGRPAELPGVETMVGLFINTVPTRVRLDAAETLGTLLVRLQREQAALLPYHHISLGEIRRITDIGNPFDTVMAFENYPLDSEELAEPAPGLKLVRAYGDDAPHFPLNLVASARGERLSLRLDYRPHLVERERAGLLAERFVELLRTAAHEPTRTVGSLVGTESAARPAVERQAGETSAEPERRQGQQTGTGILLPLREEGAGTPLFCVHPAAGIAWSYAGLAGSLGPDQPVYGLQARGLDGEDVLPASVQEMAADYLDHVRSVQPAGPYRLLGWSFGGMVAQEMAVQLQRSGESVELLAILDAYPDGAGDGAGAAQPEEPTVAGRDVLAMVLEFFGYDRSAWEGETLTYPRFVEIAREQTGLLAAFDEQRVAAVARIFANNARLSHAHEPRPYAGNPLVFAARETSPDLAAELWRPLLDGGRADVVPVDCTHGELGRPAPLGTVGREITRWLRAASLTAGGPQ encoded by the coding sequence ATGGCTGACCAGCAGAGCAGGCGCACCACCACGTCGGCCGCGGGCCAGGAGGAGACCTGGCATGAGCCGCCGGGCGCCCCGGGCGAGCAGGGCGAGGACGCGGACCGGTGCGCGAGCCCCTACACGAGCCTGTACACGACCTCGTACGCGGCGGAGGTCGTGGAGGTCCACGGTCCGCTGGACCAGGGCCTGTTCGAGGAGGCGGTGGCCCAGGTCGTCCAGGAGTCGGGGACGGGCGACGAGCCGGTGATCGAGATGATCGACGTCGGCGACCGGTCCGACCCGTCCGTCGCCGCGACGCAGTGGGTACGGGCGGCGCTTTCCCGGGCACCCCGGCCGCGGGGCGGCTCCGGATCGGACCAGGCGCTCATCCGTCTCGCACCGGACCGTTTCCACTGGTTCCACCGGCACCCCGGATCCGTGATCGACACCCATGGCTGCGCCCTGGTCTCCCGCCGTGTCGCGGAGGTGTACACCGCGCGCGTCGAGGGCCCGCCCGAGCGGGACAGCGGGCCGGTGCCGGTGGCGAGGCCGACCGCCGAGGACGCCGCGTACCGCACGTCGCCGGAGCGGGAGCGTGACCTCGCCTTCTGGCGGGAACGTCTCTCCGACCGGCCGGAACCGGTGACCCTGGCCTCGGTCACCACCCAGGAGCCGTCCGCTGCCGGGGCCGAGGTCGCACACCACACGGTCCTCACCGAGGCGGACAGCGAGCGCATCCGGGCCGCCGCGCGTTACACCGGCGCCCAGCCCCGGGCCGTACTGCTCGCCGCCGTGGCGGCGTACGTCCACCGCGTCAGCGGCAGCGCGGACGTGGTGCTGGGCGTCCCGGTCGACGGCCGGCCGACCCGGTCCGCGCAGCGCGCGCCCGAGGCCGCCGAGGACATCGCGCCCCTGCGCCTGACGGTCCGCCCCGGCACCGGATTCGCCTCACTGGTACGCCAGGTGGCCGACGAGAGCCGCCGTGTCCGCAGCCACCAGCGACTGCGGCACGACGAGTTGTGCCGGGAGCTGGGCCTGTCGGACGGACAGACGCTCTACGGCCCGGTCGTGGACGTCCGGCCGCCCGCCCCGCGGCTCCGGTTCGGCGCATCGGCGGCCACGGTCCGCCGGATCGGCACCGGGCCCGTGCGGGACCTGCGCGTGGTGATCGACGACGAGTCCGCGGGACAGCGGGTGCGCATCGGGTTCCACGGCGTGCCCGGCCGGTACACCACAGCCGAAATGGGCGCCCACGCCCGGCGGTTCCAGCGCCTGCTGGCCGCCGCCGCCGTCGCGCCGGGCCGGCCGGTCGGAGCCTTCCCGCTCCTCGGCTCCGGCGAACTGGCCGCCGTACGGGCGTGGTCGCGGGCGGAGGAGCAGCCGTCCTCCGGAACGCTCACCGAGTTGCTGGACAGCGCCGCGGCCCGGCACCACGGGGCCGTCGCGGTCCGGCACCGGGACGGTGTCCTCACCTACGGAGAACTGCACGAACGGGCCAACCGGCTGGCCCGGCTGCTGATCGGCCGGGGTGCCGGGCCCGAGCGGCTGGTCGGACTGCTGCTGCCGAGGTCCGCGGACACGATCGTCGCGATGCTCGCCGCCCTCAAGGCCGGGGCCGCCTACCTGCCGCTGGATCCCGCCTACCCGGCCGAGCGGATCCGTTTCATGGTCGACGACGCCCGGCCGCTGTGCGTGCTGACCGACTCCGGCAGCGGGCACCTCGACCTCGGCGGCCTGCCGGTGCCGGTGATCGCGCTGGACGACGAGGAGACCGTGGCGGAGCTGGATCGGCTGTCCCCCCAGGCTGTCACCGACGCCGAACGCGTCGCACCGGTGCGGCCCGCGCACCCCGCGTACGTCATCTACACGTCCGGCTCCAGCGGCACCCCCAAGGGCGTCGTGGTCCTGCACCGCAACGTGGTTCCGCTGGTGGCCTGGGCGACCGCCGAGTTCGGGGCGGAGGCGTTGGCGCACACCCTGGCCGCCACGTCGTTCAGCTTCGACGTGTCGGTGGCCGAGATCTTCCCCGCGCTCGCCACCGGGGGCAGCGTCGAAGTGGCCGGCAACCTGCTGTCGCTCCTCGACGGCGACCCGCCGCGCTGGTCCGGCGGCCTGCTCTGCGCGATCCCGTCCGTGTTCGGCAAGCTCCTGGCGGACAGCGAACTGCACCTGTCCGTCCGGACGCTGGCCATGGCCGGGGAGGCGCTTCCCGCGCCGCTCGCCGCCCGGATCGCGCGGACCATGCCGGACACGACGCTGCTCAACGTCTACGGGCCCACCGAGGCAACCGTGTACGCCACCGTGTGGTCAGCCGAGGACACGCCGGCCGGGGACCCCGGGACCGGGGGCGCTCCACCCATCGGCCGGCCACTGCGGCATGTGCGGACGTATGTGCTGGACTCGGCGCTCCAGCCGGTGGACTGCGGGCGGCCGGGAGAGCTGTACCTCGCGGGTGAGGGTCTGGTGCGTGGCTATCTGGGCCGGCCGGGGCTGACCGCGGAGCGGTTCGTGGCCGACCCGTTCGGCCCGCCCGGCCGTCGGATGTACCGCACCGGCGACCTGGCACGCTGGCGGGCGGACGGGCAACTGGAGTTCCTCGGCCGGGCGGACGAGCAGGTCAAGGTCAACGGCTTCCGTATCGAGCCGGGAGAGGTGGAAGCCGTGCTCGCCGGCCACCCCGAGGTGTCCGAGAGCCTCGTGTCGGTCCGTCAGGACTCGTCGGGGGAGACCCGGTTGGTCGCCTGGGCGGTGCCAGAGGCCGCATCCGGGCACCCCGACCCCGCGGCCCTGCGCAACTGGCTGGCCGAACGGCTGCCGGGACACCTGGTCCCCCGGGAGGTCCGCCTCGCCCAGACCCTGCCGCGCACCCCCAGCGGCAAGCTGGACCGCGAGGCGACGGCGGTGCAGGGAATCCCGGCCACGCAGACGCAGACGCAGACGCAGACGCCGAAGCCGACGCCGACCGGGCTGCACCAGGCCGAACCGGAGCCGACCGTGTCCGAAGCGGCGCCCGAACCGACCGCGCCCGAGCGCGGTCGACCGGCATCGGCGGCTCCGGTGTCGACCGCCCGGCAGCCGACCACCTCTGAGGCGGCCCCGCGGCCGAACACCCCGCCGTCCCCCGGGCCCTCCAGCCCACAGGAGGCGCTCCCCGCCTCCAACCCCGGGACCGATAAGGCCGACGGCACCCCGGCGGCCCCCGCCGAGCCCCGGCAGCGACAGATCGCGCGGGTCTTCTCGGAGGTGCTGCACCGGCCGGACATCCCGGTGGACGCCAGCTTCTTCGACCTCGGCGGCGACAGCATCATGTCGATCCAGCTGGTGAGCCGGCTGCGGCAGGCGGGGCTCGTCCTCACCCCGCAGGACGTCTTCGAGTACAAGACCGTCCGCGCCCTGGCGGCGGCGGCGCGCGAGACCGTACGCACGGAGGGCGAACAGACCGCCGCCGCGGTCGGCGAGGTGCCCCTCACGCCGATCATGCACTTCTTCCGTGAACTCGGTGGCCCTGTCGACGGCTTCCACCAGGCCGTGCTGCTCCAGGTGCCCGGTGGGCTGCGCGAGGACCTGCTGGCTCGCGCCGTCCAGGCCCTCCTCGACCACCACGACGCGCTCCGGCTGCGCCTGGACCGGACGTCGCCCGACTGGCGCATGGAGGTGCTGCCGCCCCGTTCGGTGAGCGCCTCGTCCTGCGTACGACGAGTGGACGTGCGCGGGTTCGAGGAATCCACTGCCCTGCCCGAGGTCCTCGCGGACGAGGCCGAGCGCGCCAAGAACCGGCTGGACGTGCTGAACGGCAGGCTCGTGCAGGTCGTCTGGCTGGACGCGGGGACCGAGGCGCCGGGCCGACTGCTGTTCATGGCGCACCACCTGGCCTGCGACGGAGTGTCCTGGCGCATCCTCGTCCCCGAGCTCCACGGCGCGTATCAGGACCTGGCGGCCGGCCGGGATCCGCGGCTCCAGCCGGTCGCGACCTCCCTGCGGCACTGGAGCCGTGAACTGTCCGCACAAGCACGCACCGAACTGCGGACGAGTGAACTGGCGCTGTGGACCGACATCCTGGACACCCCCGGCCCGCAGCTGGCCCGCCGACCGCTCGATCCCGCCCGCGACACCGTGGGAACCGCCCGCTCCCGCGCGATGACCTACGGCGCGGACCGGGCAAAGCACCTGTTCAGCACCGTCCCCGCGGCCTTCCACTGCGAGATCAACGACGTGCTGCTCACCGCCTTCGCGCTGGCCGTGCAGCGCACCCTCGGCACGGGCCAGGACGTGGTGATCGACGTGGAGGGGCACGGGCGCGAGCCCGTGGTCGCCGACGCGGACCTCTCCCGTACCGTCGGCTGGTTCACCAGCCTGTACCCGGTACGGATCGCCCCCGGCGCGGCGGACGCCTCGGGCCGCCACCGTTCTCGCCGGGACCTGGGCCGGGCCCTGCGGCGGGTGAAGGAGCAGTTGCGCGCCATCCCCGACAAGGGCATCGGGTTCGGCCAGCTGCGCCACCTGAACCCGCAGACCTCCGCGGCTCTGGCCGCCGCCGAGCCCCGGCACATCGGGTTCAACTACTTCGGACGGTTCCTGTTGCCCGCCGCGTCGGACGAGCGGGCCTGGGGACCGGCACCCGAGGCGGGCATGAGCGCCGGCGCCGACGCCGAGATGCCGCTCGCCCACCCCCTGGAGATCACCGCGCTGACCCAGGACACCGACCGGGGACCCGAACTGGGCGTCAGCCTCACCTGGGCGGACGGCATCCTCGACGACGAGTTGATCGAAGAGCTGGGGACGGCCTGGTTCGAGATCCTGGACGAGCTGGCGGCGCACGCCGGTGAGCCGGGTGCGGGCGGCCGTACGCCGTCCGACTTCCCACTGGCCGCACTGGGCCAGGACGACATCGAGCGGCTGGAGCGCAGCTATCCCGGCCTCACGGAGATCCTGCCCCTGTCACCGCTGCAACACGGCCTGCTGTACCACGTGCTGACCGACCGGCTGCTCGTCCAGCAGGGCGACGGACAGGCCGACGAGCAGCATGTCTACACCGTCCAGGTGTGGCTGGAACTCGACGGAGAACTCGACCCCGCTCGGCTGCGCGCCGCCGGTCAGGCGCTCCTGGGACGGCACACCAACCTCAGCGCCGCCTTCGTCCACGAAGGGCTGGCCGAGCCCGTCCAGGTCTTCGACACCGGGGCTCGGCTTCCCTGGCACGAGGAGGACCTCAGCGCGCTGACACAGGACCGGCGGGAGACGGAGACGGAGCGGCTGCTGCACCTCGAACGCAGCCGACGGTTCGACCCGACGGCCCCGCCCATGCTGCGGATGCTGCTCCTGAGGACAGGCGAGAACCGGCACCGACTGGTCCTGACCACCCATCACATCATCGTGGACGGCTGGTCGTTGCCCGTCCTGTTGCGCGAACTGTTCGTGCTCTACCGGTACGGCGGCGACGAGAGCGCCGCGACCGCGGCCGGCGCCGAACTTCCCGCCAACACGCCCTTCCACGAGTACCTGACCTGGCTGGTCCGGGCCGACAAGACCAAGGCGGAGTCCGCGTGGCGCGCGGCCCTGTCCGGGCTGACCGCGCCCACCCTCATCGCCCGCGAGGACGACCGGGAGCCGCAGGCACCGTGCTTCGTGAGCGTGGAGCTGGACGCGGAGGAGACCGCCGCCCTGGTGGACATGGCCCGCCGCCACGGCGTGACGGCCAACACCGTGCTCCAGGCCGGCTGGGGCCTCCTGCTGGCCCAGGAGACCGGCGGCTCGGACGTGGTCTTCGGCTCGGTGGTCTCGGGGCGGCCCGCCGAACTCCCCGGCGTGGAGACGATGGTGGGGCTGTTCATCAACACCGTGCCGACCCGGGTCCGGCTGGACGCGGCGGAGACCTTGGGCACGCTGCTCGTCCGGCTCCAGAGGGAACAGGCCGCGCTGCTGCCGTACCACCACATCAGCCTGGGGGAGATCCGCCGGATCACGGACATCGGCAACCCCTTCGACACCGTGATGGCCTTCGAGAACTACCCCCTCGACTCCGAGGAACTCGCCGAGCCGGCGCCCGGCCTGAAGCTCGTCCGGGCCTACGGCGACGACGCCCCCCACTTCCCGCTGAACCTCGTCGCCTCCGCCCGCGGTGAGCGGCTCTCCCTGCGGCTCGACTACCGCCCGCACCTGGTGGAGCGCGAACGCGCCGGCCTCCTCGCCGAGCGGTTCGTGGAACTGCTGAGGACGGCGGCGCACGAGCCGACGCGCACGGTCGGGTCCCTCGTGGGCACCGAGTCCGCTGCCCGGCCCGCCGTCGAGCGGCAGGCGGGGGAGACCTCCGCCGAGCCGGAGCGGCGGCAGGGACAGCAGACCGGTACCGGCATCCTGCTGCCACTGCGCGAGGAGGGCGCCGGCACCCCGCTGTTCTGCGTCCACCCCGCGGCGGGCATCGCGTGGTCCTACGCCGGCCTCGCCGGGTCCCTCGGCCCGGATCAGCCGGTCTACGGCCTCCAGGCCAGAGGCCTCGACGGCGAGGACGTACTGCCGGCGTCCGTCCAGGAGATGGCCGCGGACTACCTGGACCACGTCCGTTCGGTCCAGCCGGCCGGGCCGTACCGCCTGCTGGGCTGGTCGTTCGGCGGGATGGTGGCCCAGGAGATGGCGGTGCAGCTCCAGCGGAGCGGTGAATCGGTCGAGCTGCTGGCGATCCTCGACGCCTATCCCGACGGAGCCGGTGACGGCGCCGGCGCCGCCCAGCCGGAGGAACCGACGGTGGCCGGCCGGGACGTCCTGGCCATGGTGCTGGAGTTCTTCGGATACGACCGGTCCGCCTGGGAGGGAGAGACGCTGACGTATCCGCGCTTCGTGGAGATCGCCCGGGAACAGACCGGACTGCTGGCCGCCTTCGACGAGCAGCGGGTGGCGGCCGTCGCTCGGATCTTCGCCAACAACGCCCGGCTCTCCCACGCCCACGAACCGCGCCCGTACGCCGGGAACCCGCTGGTCTTCGCGGCCCGCGAGACCTCGCCTGACCTCGCCGCGGAACTGTGGCGGCCGCTGCTGGACGGTGGCCGGGCCGACGTCGTCCCGGTCGACTGCACGCACGGCGAGCTGGGCAGGCCCGCTCCGCTGGGCACCGTCGGACGGGAGATCACCCGCTGGTTGCGGGCGGCTTCGCTGACCGCGGGGGGTCCGCAGTGA